A segment of the Leptolyngbya sp. NIES-3755 genome:
TGCGATCGCGGACTTGAAAAAAACTTTACAAAACTGATAAAGGTAGAGCATGACAAGTTTTTTGACGCGGGGAAGGTCTATGCGGCAGTGGCGGAGTTTTTTGCACACGATCGAGTTTCTGAGCCAGGAGAATCCCCCTCAGCTAATTGAGACGCTGATGTTGGCATTGTCGATGGTGCTGTTTAGCGTCTGGATTGCTCAATCGGAGTTGGCGTTTTTGCTCTTGGGATTGGTGCTAACCGTGGGGGCTTGTTCGTCGATTCTGGTGCGTGAGGCGTTGATTCCAGCGCTTCGTCCGCGTCCAACTCAGGTGATGGCAACGCTGCTATTGTTGGTGAGCCTTTATGGGTTTGCGGATTTGCTGTTGGCGCGGTGAATTTCTTCGTAAGCGGTGATCATTTGTTGGGCGATCGCGTTCCAACTGTAGTTTTGTTTGGCATGAATTTGGGCGTTTTTGCCGCGTCGGAGTTGTTCGGCTCGATCGTGTAGCGCTTCATTGAGCGTTTGAGTCAAGCTCTCGACATTGCAAGAACAGATCCAACCGGATTGCGATCGCTCAATGTCTTGCCAGATATGGACTTGATCAGAAATGATAACCGGAGTTCCAACGCTCATCGCTTCTGCGACTGCAATTCCGAAGT
Coding sequences within it:
- a CDS encoding hypothetical protein (hypothetical protein FJSC11DRAFT_1724;~similar to AA sequence:cyanobase_aa:LBDG_09330) produces the protein MRQWRSFLHTIEFLSQENPPQLIETLMLALSMVLFSVWIAQSELAFLLLGLVLTVGACSSILVREALIPALRPRPTQVMATLLLLVSLYGFADLLLAR